A section of the Candidatus Moraniibacteriota bacterium genome encodes:
- a CDS encoding LysM peptidoglycan-binding domain-containing protein, translating to MKNVSKCRTPVWQLIVLTALWTFIGLEYWPYSNMLVPEAMAQQQVQGKIGTAKAAEKPSVPATPAVKVPSETYTVQRGDQLLKKFGKQAKVVCELNKLANCDHIEVGQVLKLPAGITPRETKTVVEVVAKPATKPADAKPATAVLADKPVIAKRVTRTYRPVVVAPKTNDAGEILYRRVGTAPLNGCGKRTIASISEEAWEVLGLSDDDRVYLREHADLIGGPRIHFTVEEGLYQIETNVRLEQVTFCRAGKVVAIGPMRTAWDAKTAVYGERFVLPSGKMLVWMRNCFNWVILPEEKTVFAPPPPPAEPPVAETPPPEPAIVVASEGPAPTPQADAPKGFCNRFDPHLVIGQEHEPRHDGGDQADSNFLAAALYCTWRNEDDDGTHGLGAKLTASSWSGTVNQRAGKYTGHMHLVGPAYEYISDDGWDTEVSLPMVGQLHERFHQDKYESRRDFNLVGLSAGYNNYERRLRGEPLIPETQVFGTLAIPLSRAVYHSWDGQAIADTEELSRFGVYANAGVRVWLYEDEDSVVLPYAQLGYFLETPSSESLSARLGIADTNRICGIGAGIDHDLLRGGDVAAWGWWCDVVKGIRVGRAVHRKHQMVVEAADRGITVEENRRGYIESIRFGDTWKGDKQ from the coding sequence ATGAAGAACGTATCGAAGTGCCGGACACCCGTCTGGCAATTGATTGTGCTGACGGCACTCTGGACCTTCATCGGTCTCGAGTACTGGCCGTACAGTAACATGCTGGTGCCAGAAGCAATGGCACAGCAGCAGGTGCAAGGGAAGATCGGCACTGCCAAAGCGGCTGAAAAGCCGAGTGTTCCTGCGACTCCAGCAGTGAAGGTTCCCTCTGAGACCTATACGGTCCAGCGGGGCGATCAGTTGTTGAAGAAGTTCGGTAAACAGGCCAAGGTGGTCTGTGAACTAAACAAGCTTGCCAACTGCGATCACATCGAAGTGGGCCAAGTCTTGAAGCTCCCCGCAGGCATCACGCCCCGGGAAACCAAGACCGTGGTCGAGGTCGTAGCGAAGCCGGCTACCAAGCCTGCAGACGCAAAGCCTGCGACTGCTGTACTAGCTGACAAACCTGTCATCGCCAAGCGCGTGACACGGACATATCGGCCAGTTGTGGTTGCACCGAAGACGAATGATGCGGGCGAAATCCTGTATCGTCGCGTCGGTACCGCACCGCTCAATGGTTGCGGCAAGCGCACCATCGCGAGCATCAGTGAAGAAGCGTGGGAAGTCCTCGGTCTGTCGGATGACGACCGGGTGTACCTACGTGAACACGCTGACCTCATTGGCGGTCCGCGTATCCACTTCACGGTGGAAGAGGGCCTGTACCAGATCGAGACGAATGTCCGACTGGAACAAGTCACCTTTTGCCGGGCTGGCAAAGTGGTCGCCATCGGTCCCATGCGTACGGCGTGGGATGCGAAGACGGCGGTCTATGGTGAGCGGTTCGTTCTCCCGTCGGGCAAGATGCTCGTCTGGATGCGGAACTGTTTCAACTGGGTCATCCTCCCCGAGGAGAAGACGGTCTTTGCACCGCCTCCGCCTCCAGCGGAGCCCCCAGTCGCGGAAACCCCGCCACCAGAACCTGCTATCGTTGTTGCGTCAGAAGGACCGGCTCCCACTCCTCAGGCCGATGCGCCCAAGGGGTTCTGTAACCGCTTCGACCCGCATTTGGTCATTGGCCAAGAGCATGAGCCGCGGCACGACGGTGGTGACCAAGCTGACTCGAACTTCCTCGCCGCCGCGCTGTACTGCACCTGGCGGAATGAAGATGACGATGGGACGCATGGCCTCGGTGCCAAGCTGACCGCTTCGAGTTGGAGTGGGACCGTGAACCAACGGGCTGGAAAGTACACTGGTCACATGCACTTAGTCGGGCCGGCGTACGAGTACATCTCGGATGACGGTTGGGATACGGAAGTGTCTCTCCCGATGGTGGGCCAACTCCATGAGCGGTTCCACCAAGACAAGTACGAGTCCCGCCGGGACTTCAATCTTGTCGGTCTCTCGGCGGGGTACAACAACTACGAGCGCCGCCTCCGCGGTGAACCGTTGATCCCTGAGACGCAAGTCTTTGGGACCCTCGCCATACCACTGTCGCGCGCCGTTTACCATAGCTGGGACGGTCAAGCGATTGCTGATACCGAGGAGCTTTCTCGGTTCGGGGTGTATGCCAATGCTGGTGTACGCGTGTGGCTGTACGAGGACGAGGACTCGGTCGTGTTGCCATATGCGCAGCTTGGCTACTTCCTCGAAACTCCGTCGTCCGAGTCGCTGAGTGCCCGTCTGGGCATCGCTGACACGAACCGCATCTGCGGTATCGGTGCGGGTATCGACCATGACCTCTTGCGCGGCGGTGATGTCGCGGCCTGGGGGTGGTGGTGCGATGTCGTCAAAGGCATCCGCGTCGGACGAGCAGTCCATCGCAAGCACCAAATGGTCGTCGAAGCGGCAGACCGCGGCATCACTGTCGAGGAAAACCGCCGGGGGTACATCGAGAGCATCCGTTTCGGTGACACCTGGAAGGGCGACAAGCAGTAA
- the rseP gene encoding RIP metalloprotease RseP translates to MLTILIFALVLGVLVFVHELGHFVVARMNGIKADEFGFGFPPRIFGVVKDDATGRYRFVRGNTDVVSPHTVYSLNWIPLGGFVKIKGEDRNSAAEVDSFASRSAWTRIKVLGAGVAMNFLLAWLLFSIVLMLGFPEQIDPTNRGKYTRTDVQILQVQPHTPAEEIGLKAGDIILALDTTPVTTLDFVSTYIREHRGQEISVKVRRGGAELILSGTPRVSTPEGEGALGISFSETAIVRYPWYQAIRLGFEQTYVKTAEILGALGGMIASVFTGAKTEMDIAGPVGIVTLTKQMSELGLTYLLYFAAILSINLGIINILPIPALDGGRILFVLIEKIKGSPVSTHIEGYVHQIGFILLLLLMVLVTLNDIIRLQFWSRFSGWF, encoded by the coding sequence ATGCTGACGATTCTGATTTTTGCCTTGGTACTCGGTGTGCTCGTGTTCGTACATGAGCTTGGTCATTTCGTTGTCGCTCGGATGAATGGTATCAAGGCGGACGAGTTCGGTTTCGGTTTCCCGCCGCGTATCTTCGGCGTCGTGAAAGACGATGCGACTGGCCGTTATCGTTTCGTGCGCGGCAATACGGACGTCGTCAGTCCACATACGGTGTATTCGCTCAACTGGATTCCCTTGGGTGGCTTCGTAAAGATCAAGGGCGAGGATCGGAACAGCGCCGCCGAGGTGGATAGCTTTGCGAGTCGGAGTGCGTGGACTCGGATCAAGGTGCTCGGTGCGGGAGTCGCGATGAATTTCCTCCTTGCGTGGCTCTTGTTCTCCATCGTGTTGATGCTTGGTTTCCCAGAGCAGATCGACCCGACGAACCGGGGGAAATATACCCGGACTGATGTGCAGATCCTCCAGGTGCAGCCGCATACCCCAGCGGAAGAGATTGGACTGAAGGCGGGTGATATCATCCTCGCCCTGGATACGACTCCGGTCACGACACTTGATTTTGTCTCGACCTATATCCGTGAGCATCGCGGCCAAGAGATCTCGGTGAAGGTGCGGCGCGGTGGCGCAGAGCTAATCCTCTCCGGTACTCCGCGGGTGTCGACGCCCGAAGGCGAAGGGGCACTCGGCATCAGTTTCTCTGAGACAGCGATTGTCCGGTACCCCTGGTATCAGGCAATTCGGCTCGGCTTCGAACAGACGTATGTGAAGACGGCCGAAATCCTTGGTGCGCTCGGTGGTATGATCGCAAGTGTGTTTACGGGGGCCAAGACAGAGATGGATATCGCCGGACCGGTGGGTATCGTGACCTTGACGAAACAGATGTCGGAGCTTGGCCTCACCTATCTCCTGTATTTCGCGGCGATCCTGTCTATCAATCTCGGAATCATCAACATCTTGCCGATCCCGGCCCTGGACGGCGGGCGCATCCTCTTCGTCCTCATCGAAAAGATCAAAGGCTCACCGGTGAGCACACATATCGAAGGCTATGTGCACCAAATCGGCTTCATTCTCCTCCTCCTCCTCATGGTGCTCGTCACCTTGAACGACATCATAAGGCTGCAATTTTGGAGCCGTTTCTCGGGTTGGTTCTGA
- the frr gene encoding ribosome recycling factor: MVKDIIDSQQTAFEKALSHFTEEAGTLRTGRANPGIVENLLVEYYNARTPLVQIASISIPEPRQIVISPWDKGALTQVEAAIRESDLGLNPVNDGSVIRITLPALTEERRRELVKTLNSRAEEARISIRNAREEAWKEIQEAEKGGTISEDEKFRGKDDLQKVIDGFNEKLEAVRERKEGEIMTV, translated from the coding sequence ATGGTGAAAGATATCATCGATAGTCAGCAGACAGCGTTTGAGAAAGCTCTCAGTCACTTCACCGAAGAGGCAGGGACGCTTCGAACCGGTCGGGCTAATCCGGGGATCGTCGAAAATCTCCTCGTTGAGTATTATAATGCGCGGACGCCGCTCGTACAGATCGCAAGCATTTCGATTCCTGAACCGCGGCAGATTGTCATCTCACCCTGGGACAAGGGGGCGCTTACCCAAGTTGAGGCGGCCATTCGTGAATCCGACCTTGGTCTGAACCCGGTGAACGATGGTTCCGTTATTCGGATCACACTACCGGCTTTGACCGAGGAACGGCGTCGGGAGTTGGTCAAGACGCTCAATAGCCGGGCTGAGGAAGCCCGCATCTCGATCCGCAATGCTCGCGAAGAAGCCTGGAAAGAGATTCAGGAGGCCGAAAAGGGAGGGACGATCAGTGAAGATGAGAAGTTTCGTGGTAAAGATGATCTTCAGAAGGTCATCGATGGGTTCAATGAAAAGCTGGAAGCCGTGCGCGAGAGAAAAGAAGGAGAGATCATGACCGTGTAG
- a CDS encoding HAD family hydrolase: MRKKVIIFDMDGVLFDTIPYAEETFLGGHLGVTSEMYKELHSGNFHEEIKKYSHLKKEETEEEVVRRNLAYAEKKKEAPLFEGIDNFLKALHSAGYLLVLNTNAFERNCLPLLERAGIRSLFDFIPTAEISKDKVEKFNLIGEKYDINMGDALFVTDALGDVRDADTAGVPTVAVTWGVHDKTFFEREKHDNLIGIVDTVEELRNYIERG, from the coding sequence ATGCGAAAAAAGGTGATTATCTTTGATATGGATGGGGTGTTGTTTGACACTATTCCATATGCAGAGGAAACTTTTCTAGGGGGTCATCTCGGTGTGACGAGCGAAATGTATAAGGAATTGCATAGTGGCAATTTTCACGAAGAGATAAAAAAATACTCGCACCTCAAGAAAGAGGAAACTGAGGAAGAAGTGGTACGCCGCAATCTTGCGTATGCTGAGAAGAAAAAAGAAGCCCCGTTGTTTGAAGGAATAGACAACTTTCTAAAGGCTTTGCATAGCGCGGGTTATCTGCTCGTGCTCAATACAAACGCGTTCGAAAGAAATTGTTTGCCCCTGCTCGAACGCGCCGGCATAAGATCGCTGTTCGATTTCATCCCTACCGCAGAGATATCGAAGGATAAGGTGGAAAAGTTCAACCTAATAGGTGAAAAATATGACATCAATATGGGGGATGCTCTGTTTGTGACGGATGCACTAGGAGATGTAAGAGATGCAGACACTGCCGGGGTGCCTACAGTAGCCGTTACGTGGGGAGTCCATGACAAAACTTTTTTTGAGCGCGAAAAACATGACAATCTCATAGGAATCGTAGACACGGTAGAAGAATTGCGTAATTATATCGAAAGGGGTTAA
- a CDS encoding HAD family phosphatase — translation MSTRITTFIFDCFGVVCSPVLNTWYREHSTKYDFIDENLQETFKQFDLGFLSEDDMLDYFLQYPNIISDKAQLRREIDSYLTIDKDLVEIIKKLKRDGSKTILLSNANNAFFERKVYTQYPEFKSLFTEVIISSAVGMVKPDSEIYLHALDLAKSKPEESLFIDDSEPNVDAAIALGIKGFVYSDCASFADYLSGITIDTDAQCKP, via the coding sequence ATGTCTACACGCATCACGACTTTTATTTTCGACTGCTTCGGTGTCGTATGCAGTCCCGTACTCAATACTTGGTACAGAGAGCACAGCACAAAGTACGATTTTATAGATGAGAATTTACAAGAGACTTTCAAGCAGTTTGATCTCGGTTTTTTATCTGAAGATGATATGCTTGATTACTTCTTACAGTACCCAAATATAATTTCAGACAAAGCACAACTTCGCCGAGAAATTGACAGCTACCTCACAATAGATAAGGACCTCGTAGAAATAATCAAAAAGTTAAAGCGGGATGGTTCCAAGACTATTCTTCTCTCTAACGCTAACAACGCTTTCTTTGAAAGAAAAGTCTATACCCAGTACCCTGAATTTAAAAGTCTTTTTACAGAGGTAATAATCTCTTCGGCGGTGGGGATGGTCAAGCCTGATTCAGAAATATATTTACACGCCCTTGATCTTGCGAAGTCGAAACCAGAAGAATCGTTGTTTATTGATGACAGTGAACCCAATGTAGACGCCGCGATTGCACTCGGTATAAAAGGCTTCGTTTATAGCGATTGCGCCTCGTTTGCAGACTACCTTTCCGGTATTACCATTGACACGGATGCTCAATGTAAGCCCTAG
- a CDS encoding GIY-YIG nuclease family protein produces the protein MYTVYVLQDSLGKLYKGMTNDLSRRLAEHTAGGTKTTRFMSGLRVVYSEELSDRLSARKREKYLKSAAGRKFLKNVLNMGA, from the coding sequence ATGTATACTGTCTATGTCCTCCAAGATAGTCTAGGAAAGCTTTATAAAGGCATGACAAATGACCTTTCAAGGCGCCTTGCGGAACATACAGCAGGCGGTACTAAAACCACGCGTTTCATGAGTGGACTGCGTGTAGTATACTCCGAAGAGCTGTCAGATAGACTATCAGCGAGAAAAAGAGAAAAGTATCTAAAATCGGCAGCTGGGAGAAAGTTCTTAAAAAATGTTCTAAACATGGGTGCGTAG
- the serS gene encoding serine--tRNA ligase, protein MLDIAFIRDNEAAIRTAITNKNLSLDLDALLAKHDDYTSIIQEVEGLRSLKNDLNELIQKAAGDTEKAEIIANGKEIKVRLEEKDVSYRRTKDEFRKLMAMVPNIVSPDTPVGKSDAENKEVYVSGEKPVFDFTPKTHIELGRDLDILDLERGAKVGGYRGYYVKNEGVPLVMGLMMYALQKLAAKGYQPMIPPTLVKGFPLFGSGYFKGLEYDGSVDEVYEIASTDKESDGRVSKEQKFLVGTAEPSLLAYYSGEVLDGAVLPLRLAGFSQCYRSEIGSYGKDTKGMYRVHEFMKVEQVVIAPADIDLSDALQEEMIGLSQEMHEELGLPYRKIQICTGDMSAGKYRAFDLEAWMPGMNRYGETGSASNFLDWQARRLNVKYNDAKTGEKRFVYMLNNTALPTPRILIAILENHQDVDGNVRVPKVLQPFVGTDIIRKKVA, encoded by the coding sequence ATGCTTGATATCGCATTTATCCGGGACAATGAGGCGGCCATTCGTACAGCGATCACGAACAAGAATTTGTCGCTCGACCTTGATGCACTCTTGGCTAAACATGACGATTATACTTCGATCATCCAGGAAGTGGAGGGGCTGCGTTCGCTCAAAAATGATCTTAATGAATTGATTCAGAAGGCTGCTGGCGATACGGAGAAAGCCGAAATCATCGCCAATGGGAAAGAGATCAAAGTGAGGCTTGAGGAAAAGGATGTGTCTTACCGTCGTACCAAGGACGAGTTTCGTAAGTTGATGGCCATGGTGCCAAATATCGTCTCACCGGATACACCGGTTGGGAAAAGCGATGCCGAAAATAAGGAGGTTTATGTTTCCGGTGAAAAGCCAGTGTTTGATTTTACGCCGAAAACACATATCGAGCTTGGCCGCGACCTTGATATCCTCGATCTCGAGCGTGGGGCGAAAGTCGGCGGTTACCGTGGCTACTATGTGAAGAATGAAGGGGTCCCCCTCGTCATGGGACTCATGATGTATGCGCTTCAGAAGCTCGCGGCCAAAGGCTATCAGCCGATGATCCCGCCAACCCTCGTAAAGGGCTTTCCGCTCTTCGGTTCCGGCTATTTCAAAGGGCTCGAATATGACGGGTCGGTGGATGAGGTATACGAAATCGCTTCGACTGACAAGGAAAGCGATGGCCGCGTTTCCAAAGAACAGAAGTTCCTCGTCGGGACGGCGGAACCGTCGCTCCTCGCGTATTATAGTGGTGAGGTGCTCGATGGAGCGGTCTTGCCGCTGCGTCTTGCCGGGTTCAGCCAGTGCTATCGGAGCGAGATCGGCTCGTATGGCAAGGATACGAAAGGTATGTATCGTGTCCATGAATTCATGAAGGTCGAGCAGGTCGTGATCGCACCAGCGGATATCGATCTCTCGGATGCCCTGCAGGAAGAGATGATTGGCCTATCGCAGGAGATGCACGAAGAGCTCGGGCTCCCGTATCGCAAGATTCAGATCTGCACGGGCGACATGAGCGCCGGTAAGTATCGCGCCTTCGATCTCGAGGCGTGGATGCCGGGCATGAACCGCTACGGAGAAACCGGTTCAGCCTCGAATTTTCTCGATTGGCAGGCGCGTCGGCTCAATGTGAAGTACAACGACGCAAAGACCGGCGAGAAGCGGTTCGTCTATATGCTGAACAACACAGCACTACCGACTCCGCGTATCCTTATCGCTATCCTCGAGAATCATCAGGATGTCGATGGTAATGTCCGCGTTCCGAAAGTGCTGCAGCCATTCGTCGGGACGGATATAATTCGGAAAAAAGTGGCGTAG
- a CDS encoding NUDIX hydrolase translates to MKNFDYMRTHGPWKIKESIEKYKNKWIAVTEHQVIRPDGKDGIFGIVEMIAGVSVLPMDSDRTVYLTKEFRFAINRESIESVSGGIDKNEDVLTAAKRELQEELGITASEWVPLGSVDPFTSVVNCPSALFLARELVVGGSALPEGTEQIELIKMPFQEVLNMVMTGAITHGPTCVLILKANEYLKNEKSK, encoded by the coding sequence ATGAAGAACTTTGATTATATGCGAACTCACGGACCCTGGAAAATCAAAGAGAGTATTGAAAAGTACAAGAACAAGTGGATCGCTGTTACTGAACATCAGGTCATACGCCCCGATGGGAAAGATGGCATATTCGGAATTGTAGAAATGATAGCGGGTGTTTCTGTGTTGCCGATGGATTCCGACAGAACGGTATATCTGACCAAGGAGTTTCGTTTTGCAATCAACAGGGAAAGTATAGAATCGGTGAGTGGCGGTATCGACAAGAATGAAGATGTTCTCACTGCTGCCAAACGCGAGCTGCAAGAAGAACTGGGCATTACAGCTTCTGAATGGGTTCCTTTGGGCAGTGTTGATCCCTTCACATCGGTTGTTAATTGTCCCTCTGCTCTTTTTCTCGCACGAGAACTGGTTGTAGGGGGAAGTGCTTTACCAGAAGGTACGGAACAGATAGAGTTAATAAAGATGCCATTTCAAGAAGTTTTGAATATGGTTATGACTGGAGCAATCACGCATGGCCCAACATGCGTTCTTATTTTGAAAGCGAACGAATATCTGAAGAATGAGAAAAGCAAATGA
- a CDS encoding nicotinamide mononucleotide transporter gives MSINADVIAQVGIPIFGFSAMFLVARKNKWGFVLGLLAQPFWFFTAYTHDQWGIFLNSIVYSAIWVYGIYKWFWGEKAIDKPEETR, from the coding sequence ATGAGTATCAATGCCGATGTGATCGCTCAGGTTGGTATACCCATCTTCGGATTCTCGGCGATGTTTCTCGTCGCCCGGAAGAATAAATGGGGGTTTGTGCTGGGTCTGCTCGCTCAGCCGTTCTGGTTTTTCACGGCTTACACGCATGACCAGTGGGGGATCTTCCTGAACTCTATCGTTTATTCGGCGATTTGGGTCTATGGGATCTACAAGTGGTTTTGGGGAGAAAAGGCGATAGACAAGCCTGAGGAAACACGCTAA
- the lysS gene encoding lysine--tRNA ligase, with amino-acid sequence MREDILTAKHEKLAKIVTALGSAYPEKARRTDTNQAVLDRFDELNGTATQVSVVGRVRSLRTMGKIAFCHIEDGSGKIQGFFSQELLAPVDAPQDNSKFALFKETVELGDFISMTGTVFLTKQNEKSVRVESWQMLSKSLLPLPTEFYGLKDEEALLRQRYLDLVMNPETRELFVKKNTFWQTVRTFLATRGFLEVQTPVLEHVPGGAEAEPFVTHHHALDQDFYLRISLELPLKRLLVGGYERVFEIGRVFRNEGIDREHLQEFDHIEFYSAYTDFEAGCAMVEELYREIVRAVAGDSLTTTHEGETLDWSKPFPRIDYFEAFKTETGIDLSSEVTVEMLRAKADELGIKYESAAGKGRLIDTIYKKTVRQKLIQPCILVGHPVEVSPLAKLDPKNSKRTLRMQPIAGRSELGNGFAELNDPIDQRARFEAQMKLREAGDAEAQMLDEDFLQALEYGMPPAFGFGMSERLFAVLMDKGIRETVIFPPTRPAPKQSGKTTDDPLSQAGTR; translated from the coding sequence ATGCGCGAAGATATTCTCACCGCAAAACATGAAAAACTCGCGAAGATCGTCACCGCGCTCGGTTCGGCGTATCCGGAAAAAGCCCGTCGGACAGATACGAACCAGGCGGTCCTTGATCGTTTTGATGAGCTGAACGGCACGGCCACGCAGGTCTCGGTGGTCGGTCGGGTGCGCTCGCTTCGGACTATGGGCAAGATCGCGTTCTGTCACATCGAAGATGGGAGTGGAAAAATTCAAGGATTCTTTTCACAGGAATTACTTGCTCCAGTTGACGCACCACAAGACAATAGTAAGTTTGCTCTTTTTAAAGAAACGGTCGAGCTGGGTGACTTCATTTCGATGACTGGTACGGTGTTTCTGACGAAACAGAATGAGAAGAGCGTCCGGGTCGAAAGTTGGCAGATGTTGTCGAAGTCGCTCCTCCCGCTTCCGACGGAGTTCTACGGACTGAAAGATGAAGAGGCGCTGCTCCGGCAACGCTATCTTGACCTGGTGATGAATCCTGAGACGCGAGAGTTGTTTGTGAAGAAGAACACATTTTGGCAGACAGTCCGCACCTTTCTCGCGACCCGTGGTTTTCTCGAGGTACAGACACCGGTTTTGGAGCATGTACCAGGCGGGGCTGAGGCAGAGCCATTTGTCACGCATCACCATGCACTGGATCAGGATTTCTATCTGCGCATCTCGCTTGAACTGCCACTGAAGCGGCTCCTCGTCGGCGGCTATGAACGCGTGTTTGAAATCGGTCGCGTATTCCGGAACGAGGGCATTGATCGTGAACATCTTCAGGAATTCGATCATATCGAGTTCTACAGCGCCTATACTGATTTTGAGGCGGGCTGTGCCATGGTAGAGGAACTGTACCGTGAAATCGTCCGGGCGGTGGCGGGCGATAGTCTCACGACAACGCATGAGGGCGAGACACTCGATTGGTCGAAGCCGTTCCCGCGGATTGATTACTTCGAAGCCTTCAAGACTGAGACCGGTATTGATCTTTCGAGCGAAGTGACGGTCGAGATGCTGCGTGCCAAGGCAGACGAGCTCGGCATCAAGTATGAATCAGCAGCCGGTAAGGGTCGGCTCATCGATACGATTTACAAGAAAACCGTACGACAGAAATTGATCCAGCCCTGCATCCTGGTCGGTCATCCGGTCGAGGTGTCGCCCTTGGCTAAACTCGATCCGAAAAATTCAAAGAGAACGCTCCGGATGCAGCCGATCGCGGGACGCAGTGAGCTCGGCAACGGCTTCGCTGAATTGAACGACCCGATTGACCAGCGCGCGCGTTTCGAAGCGCAGATGAAGCTCCGTGAGGCCGGGGATGCCGAGGCACAGATGCTCGATGAGGATTTCCTCCAGGCGCTCGAGTACGGGATGCCACCGGCGTTTGGGTTTGGCATGAGTGAACGGCTCTTTGCCGTCCTCATGGACAAGGGCATACGCGAGACGGTCATCTTTCCACCGACTCGTCCCGCACCAAAGCAATCGGGAAAGACGACAGATGACCCGTTGTCCCAGGCAGGAACGAGATAA
- the greA gene encoding transcription elongation factor GreA, with protein MTMSRIFTEEGLKKLQSELEDRKSRVRQEIAHSIKEAKEQGDLSENAEYTEAKHHQNENETRIAELEALLKESVVAAPHKKSSKVQVGSKLSVKLHGKEMDFEIVGANEVDPEHGKISSESPLGREFMGKEKGETITVMAPAGNIKYEILAVK; from the coding sequence ATGACTATGTCGAGAATTTTCACGGAAGAAGGATTGAAGAAATTGCAATCAGAACTTGAGGACCGCAAGTCGCGTGTCCGGCAAGAGATCGCGCATTCGATCAAAGAGGCCAAGGAGCAGGGTGACTTGTCGGAAAATGCCGAGTACACCGAAGCCAAGCATCATCAGAATGAAAACGAGACGCGCATCGCGGAACTTGAGGCGCTCTTGAAGGAATCCGTCGTGGCCGCCCCGCACAAGAAATCATCGAAGGTCCAGGTTGGTTCGAAGCTTTCGGTGAAGCTCCATGGGAAGGAGATGGATTTTGAGATCGTCGGTGCGAACGAAGTCGACCCGGAGCATGGTAAGATTTCGAGTGAGTCGCCGCTTGGCCGCGAATTCATGGGCAAAGAGAAAGGCGAGACCATCACGGTCATGGCCCCGGCCGGGAATATCAAGTACGAAATCCTCGCCGTGAAATAA